In one Nicotiana sylvestris chromosome 8, ASM39365v2, whole genome shotgun sequence genomic region, the following are encoded:
- the LOC138876230 gene encoding uncharacterized protein: MVGQVLESHKITFHEDELPPEGLGHNKTLHITVRCEDYFNTRILIDRGSSLNMCPLVTLKKLGKGLHERKDGAINVKAFDGSQRSTIGEISLCLQMGPTWFDVDFQVIDLSASYNLLLGRPWIHVAGVVASTLHQEVKFERNHEEVIIHGDASNLIYSRQTIPSIEGRKKLGGETYHHIKWVNVVDKDKWWDNKIESILNWSGYEPGKGLSKNLQEITKPIKLKKHDCFAGYHQIWMDEEDAEKTAFITPWGMYCYKMMSFELKNGGATYMRAMTTIFHDMIHKEIDIRR; encoded by the exons atggtcggacaggtattggaaagtcacaaaattacttttcatgaggatgagctaccacctgaagggttagGACACAACAAAACGCTGCACATCACTGTGCGATGCGAAGACTACTTCAACACCAGGATCCTGATCGACAGGGGTTCCAGTCTCAATATGTGTCCactagtaacactcaagaagttgggtaagggactgcaTGAGAGAAAGGATGGAGCCATaaacgtgaaagctttcgatggttccCAAAGGTCTACCATTGGGGAGATcagtctgtgtttgcaaatgggaccgacttggttcgatgttgatttccaagtgatagacctGTCAGCATCTTACAATTTGCttttgggaaggccatggattcatgttgcCGGAGTCGTAGCATCAACATTGCATCAGGAAGTAAAGTTCGAACGGAATCAcgaggaagtgatcattcacggcgacgctAGCAATcttatatacagtcgccagaccattccatcaatcgaGGGGAGAAAGAAGTTGGggggagagacttaccaccacatcaaatgggtaaatgttgttgacaaagacaaatggtgggataacaagatcgagagtatactgaattggagtgggtatgaacctggcaaaggaCTTAGCAAAAACCTCCAAGaaatcactaagcccataaaactcaagaagcacg actgtttcgctggttatcatcagatctggatggatgaagaagatgctgagaaaacggctttcattacacctTGGGGAATgtattgctacaagatgatgtcgttcgagTTAAAGAATggaggggccacctacatgagggccatgactaccattttccacgatatgatacacaaggaaatagatatacgtagatga